In Ignavibacteriota bacterium, a single window of DNA contains:
- a CDS encoding SDR family NAD(P)-dependent oxidoreductase, producing the protein MISLQGRIALITGATSGIGKSCAEACAQAGARVIITARRADVLEDVARMIRHTHNADVYTLPFDVRDSKAVFSAIESLPPEWCEVDILVNNAGVPRGLEKLYTGDPADWQEMIDTNVTGLLLVTRALVPGMVARGRGHIVNIGSIAGHEAYPMGAVYNATKFAVDAITKSLRMDLVDTPLRVSTVDPGLVETNFSVVRFHGDTERAKKVYEGLTPCTPDDVADAVLYCITRPPHVSVNQIVIMPTAQASAMVVHRDTSAPRG; encoded by the coding sequence ATGATATCGCTTCAGGGACGAATTGCACTGATCACCGGTGCAACGTCGGGAATAGGCAAATCGTGCGCCGAGGCATGTGCGCAGGCCGGCGCGCGCGTGATCATCACCGCGCGTCGCGCGGACGTGCTCGAGGACGTCGCACGAATGATACGACACACACACAACGCGGACGTGTACACACTTCCCTTCGACGTCCGCGACTCCAAAGCCGTATTCAGCGCCATCGAGTCGCTCCCGCCCGAGTGGTGCGAAGTAGACATTCTCGTGAACAACGCGGGCGTGCCGCGCGGACTTGAGAAGCTGTACACCGGCGATCCCGCCGATTGGCAGGAGATGATCGACACCAACGTCACAGGGCTTCTGCTTGTGACACGCGCGCTGGTGCCGGGCATGGTGGCACGCGGACGCGGACACATCGTCAACATCGGCTCCATCGCGGGCCACGAGGCATACCCGATGGGCGCGGTGTACAACGCAACGAAGTTTGCGGTCGACGCCATCACAAAATCGTTACGCATGGATCTGGTGGACACGCCGCTGCGCGTCAGCACCGTGGATCCGGGCCTGGTAGAGACCAATTTCAGCGTCGTGCGGTTTCACGGCGACACGGAGCGCGCGAAAAAGGTGTACGAAGGCCTGACTCCATGCACGCCCGACGACGTGGCCGACGCGGTATTGTACTGCATCACCCGTCCGCCGCACGTGAGCGTGAATCAAATAGTGATCATGCCGACGGCCCAGGCCTCCGCGATGGTCGTACACCGCGACACATCAGCCCCGCGCGGCTGA
- the lpxD gene encoding UDP-3-O-(3-hydroxymyristoyl)glucosamine N-acyltransferase — protein MNVTVHELAALLGGRYSGPGDVELRGLAPIDSAEQGDITFLANKKYDRFLATTRASAIILDETLPFLREDVAVIRVKDPYLSFALALRHFHPAPSPRETEIHPSAIIDPSARIGARVRIGAGVVVEAGAAVGDGTVLHAGAVIGEGVHIGEQCLIYPNVSILARASIGNRVIIHGGATIGSDGFGFAPAAGSYMKIPQVGSVVIGDDVEIGANSTVDRGALGDTIIRRGAKLDNLIQIAHNVIVGEDTVIAAQAGISGSTTLGSHVIIAGQAGLVGHIEIAENVTVGAQSGVSKSIMQPGKTYRGSPAHEIHDELRQEAAMRQVPDLIATVRTLEARLREAEEELRALRDGAHEPAQTV, from the coding sequence ATGAACGTGACCGTACACGAACTCGCCGCCCTGCTGGGCGGCCGGTATTCCGGGCCGGGCGACGTGGAACTGCGCGGTCTTGCACCGATTGATTCCGCGGAGCAGGGCGACATCACGTTTCTGGCGAACAAGAAATACGACCGTTTCCTCGCCACCACCCGCGCGTCGGCCATCATACTCGACGAGACGCTTCCCTTCCTGCGCGAGGATGTGGCGGTCATCCGTGTCAAGGATCCATATCTCAGTTTCGCCCTTGCCCTGCGCCACTTTCATCCGGCACCCTCGCCGCGTGAAACCGAGATTCACCCCTCGGCCATCATCGATCCAAGCGCACGAATCGGTGCGCGCGTCCGCATCGGTGCAGGGGTCGTCGTCGAGGCTGGCGCGGCGGTGGGAGACGGCACGGTTCTGCACGCGGGCGCAGTAATCGGCGAGGGTGTGCACATCGGGGAACAGTGCCTGATCTACCCGAACGTCTCGATCCTCGCCCGCGCGAGCATCGGCAACCGGGTCATCATTCACGGCGGAGCAACCATCGGAAGTGACGGCTTCGGCTTCGCTCCGGCGGCCGGCTCGTACATGAAGATCCCCCAGGTCGGCAGCGTGGTGATCGGCGACGACGTCGAGATCGGCGCGAACAGCACCGTCGATCGCGGGGCTCTCGGCGACACCATTATCCGGCGCGGCGCGAAACTCGACAACCTCATTCAGATCGCGCACAACGTGATCGTGGGCGAGGACACCGTTATTGCCGCTCAGGCCGGCATATCAGGCAGCACCACACTCGGCTCGCATGTGATCATCGCGGGACAAGCGGGGCTTGTCGGCCATATTGAAATTGCGGAAAACGTGACGGTCGGTGCCCAGTCGGGCGTATCGAAGTCGATTATGCAGCCGGGCAAAACCTACCGTGGATCTCCCGCGCACGAAATCCATGACGAACTCAGGCAGGAAGCCGCCATGAGGCAGGTTCCCGATCTGATCGCCACGGTACGGACACTCGAGGCGCGGCTCCGCGAGGCGGAAGAGGAACTGCGCGCCCTGCGTGACGGAGCACACGAACCGGCACAGACGGTCTGA
- a CDS encoding OmpH family outer membrane protein, giving the protein MKRFAFLSLIILAAAIVPLRAQQKIAYVDIAAIMKAIPDAQEAQRKLDVMVEGWQKELDALEKSWQQKFNDYDKRKLILTDQGRANAERELQELDRQIMDFRDKKFGQNGELFQKENELMQPVQNVVFEQVKQLAVELGYDYILDKSSGAMIIYGKESLDLTKQAVERITKLLPARTVSGEGGTQEGQPGTQSDPGSRPSMPPTQPPSMPPRDK; this is encoded by the coding sequence ATGAAACGGTTCGCGTTCCTCTCTCTCATCATCCTCGCGGCAGCGATCGTGCCGCTGCGGGCGCAGCAGAAAATCGCCTATGTGGATATCGCCGCTATCATGAAGGCGATACCCGACGCGCAGGAAGCCCAGCGCAAGCTCGATGTCATGGTGGAAGGATGGCAGAAGGAACTCGACGCGCTGGAAAAATCGTGGCAGCAGAAATTCAACGACTACGACAAGCGCAAGCTGATTCTGACCGATCAGGGGCGCGCGAACGCCGAGCGTGAGTTGCAGGAACTGGACCGGCAGATCATGGATTTCCGCGACAAGAAATTCGGCCAGAACGGCGAACTGTTCCAGAAGGAAAACGAGCTGATGCAGCCGGTTCAGAACGTCGTGTTCGAGCAGGTCAAGCAGCTCGCCGTCGAACTCGGCTACGATTACATTCTCGACAAGAGCAGCGGCGCGATGATCATCTACGGAAAGGAGTCCCTGGATCTCACGAAGCAGGCGGTTGAGAGAATCACGAAACTTCTGCCCGCGCGCACAGTAAGTGGCGAGGGCGGCACACAGGAGGGTCAGCCCGGGACGCAGTCAGATCCCGGCTCGCGCCCATCCATGCCCCCGACACAGCCGCCTTCCATGCCTCCACGGGACAAGTGA
- a CDS encoding OmpH family outer membrane protein, whose product MNIHRLFLPALLFCLLTATGAAQTLKLGFVNSAKIFEDLPEAQKIRKDLETKLSAWRDTLEMMSKDFQQKVETFQQQQSGPMTDAAKQQRLQELSKEERQLREFESAKQAEAQALQAKTTAPLKEKILKAIEEVAQKEKLNFIFDKAQDSPVMLLLYADVKYDYTNLVLDYLKRGSK is encoded by the coding sequence GTGAACATCCATCGTCTCTTCCTTCCCGCGCTTCTTTTCTGCCTCCTCACCGCGACCGGTGCCGCACAGACGCTGAAGCTGGGCTTCGTCAATTCCGCAAAAATCTTTGAAGACCTTCCCGAGGCACAGAAAATCAGGAAAGATCTCGAGACAAAGCTCTCTGCGTGGCGTGATACACTCGAGATGATGAGCAAGGATTTCCAGCAGAAAGTTGAAACGTTTCAGCAGCAGCAGAGCGGACCCATGACCGATGCGGCGAAGCAGCAGCGTCTTCAGGAGTTGTCGAAGGAAGAGCGCCAGCTCCGCGAGTTCGAATCGGCAAAGCAGGCCGAGGCCCAGGCATTGCAGGCCAAGACCACGGCGCCGCTGAAGGAAAAGATATTAAAGGCCATCGAGGAAGTTGCGCAGAAGGAGAAGCTCAATTTCATTTTCGACAAGGCGCAGGACTCGCCCGTGATGCTTCTGCTGTATGCCGACGTGAAGTACGACTACACAAACCTGGTTCTCGATTATCTCAAGCGCGGTTCCAAATAA
- the bamA gene encoding outer membrane protein assembly factor BamA, protein MQSREFKRAIGAVLLLLVLSVTAAAQSTPGQKPYKVLGVSVEGNTSTDASTIILRAGLRQGQEILVPGDQTQKAISQLWAMNVFSDINILIDREMPDGVFLTIQVREYERLERVDVQGNKEFDTETVLGKVGLMKGQFLRPHSFDAIRKRLLTSYEEKGYMLARVTFVTEPDTAAAGRAVLTVLIDEGPEVEVASITFEGNNHFEEGDLKGAMDETSEKTWWKFWSSANFDRKKFVKDSTAILSLYREHGYLDAEIRKVDLTYNDSREEMYIKITVEEGKPSYVRNIIWKGNTKYEDSVLTARLDLRPGSIFNAVKFDENLRGNKDQTDVASLYLDNGFLRFYAQDERIRVADDSIDVVITVTESNKFKIGHVTVKGNNKTQDRIIRRVLYTWPSDYFSRSAIIRSIRELATLNYFNPETIRPEPQMASDSTVDILYNIEERSSDTFNASVGYSGTFGATGALGLTFNNFNISEPFSGGAGQILNFEWQFGEASRFRIFSLSFTEPWLFDTPTSVGFSVYDQRQQYYFDLRNTGASLNLGRRLSWPDDFVRADWFLRFQQLSVLDGGSYYRTGNYSQVSLTQVLSRNSLDSPIFPSQGSRIALTTELSGGPLPGSVDYHKHELSMDWFTPLMKLGDMNRMTLYTGAEIGFIKGFEADSYIPPIEYYFMGGNGLQVQTKPLRGYEDRSIGPRENGQVVNGTVFARYVAELRFALTINPMPVYVLAFAEAGNVWKNDRSIYPFDLKRSAGIGARLLIQGVGLIGFDYGYGFDDVEPKDGQPDGWHFHFQFGRGF, encoded by the coding sequence ATGCAGTCACGAGAGTTTAAGCGCGCTATCGGCGCGGTGCTGTTGCTGCTCGTGTTGAGCGTAACCGCCGCGGCACAGTCAACCCCCGGCCAGAAGCCGTACAAAGTCCTCGGTGTTTCGGTGGAGGGCAACACATCCACCGACGCCTCGACGATCATCCTTCGCGCGGGTTTGCGCCAGGGTCAGGAAATCCTGGTGCCCGGCGACCAGACGCAGAAGGCGATATCGCAGCTCTGGGCCATGAACGTTTTCAGCGACATCAACATCCTCATCGACCGGGAGATGCCTGACGGCGTGTTTCTGACGATACAGGTGCGTGAATATGAACGGCTCGAACGCGTCGACGTGCAGGGCAACAAGGAGTTCGACACGGAAACCGTGCTCGGAAAAGTCGGGCTCATGAAAGGTCAGTTTCTTCGTCCGCATTCCTTCGATGCCATTCGCAAGCGCTTGCTCACCTCCTACGAAGAGAAGGGCTACATGCTTGCACGTGTGACCTTCGTGACTGAGCCCGACACCGCGGCCGCGGGCCGCGCCGTGCTCACAGTGCTCATCGACGAGGGGCCCGAGGTCGAAGTCGCCTCGATCACCTTCGAAGGCAACAACCACTTTGAGGAAGGTGATCTGAAAGGGGCGATGGACGAGACTTCCGAGAAGACGTGGTGGAAATTCTGGTCCAGCGCAAATTTCGACAGAAAGAAATTCGTGAAGGACAGCACCGCGATACTCTCGCTGTACCGCGAGCACGGGTATCTTGACGCCGAGATCCGCAAGGTGGACCTCACCTACAACGATTCGCGCGAGGAGATGTACATCAAGATCACCGTCGAAGAGGGCAAGCCCTCCTACGTGCGGAACATCATCTGGAAGGGCAACACCAAGTACGAGGACTCCGTGCTTACGGCGCGGCTCGACCTGCGGCCCGGCAGCATTTTCAACGCGGTGAAATTCGATGAGAATCTGCGCGGCAACAAGGACCAGACCGACGTCGCCTCGCTGTATCTCGACAACGGTTTCCTGCGGTTCTACGCGCAGGACGAGCGCATACGCGTGGCGGACGACAGCATCGACGTTGTGATAACGGTGACGGAGAGCAACAAGTTCAAGATCGGCCACGTGACCGTGAAGGGCAACAACAAAACACAGGATCGCATCATCCGTCGCGTCCTGTATACATGGCCCAGCGACTACTTCAGCAGATCCGCCATCATCCGCAGCATCCGCGAGCTTGCCACGCTGAATTATTTTAATCCCGAGACCATTCGTCCCGAGCCACAGATGGCGAGTGATTCCACGGTCGACATCCTGTACAACATCGAGGAGCGTTCCAGCGATACATTCAACGCCTCGGTCGGATACAGCGGCACCTTTGGTGCAACGGGCGCGCTGGGGTTGACGTTCAACAATTTCAACATCAGCGAACCGTTTTCAGGCGGCGCGGGTCAGATTCTGAATTTCGAGTGGCAATTCGGCGAAGCGTCGCGCTTCCGGATCTTCTCCCTCTCATTTACCGAGCCGTGGCTTTTCGACACGCCCACTTCCGTCGGCTTCTCCGTCTACGATCAGCGCCAGCAGTACTATTTCGATCTGCGCAATACCGGCGCCTCGCTGAACCTCGGACGTCGTTTGTCGTGGCCGGACGATTTCGTGCGCGCGGACTGGTTCCTGCGCTTCCAGCAGCTCAGCGTGCTTGACGGCGGCAGTTACTACCGCACCGGCAACTATTCGCAGGTGAGTCTCACGCAGGTTCTCTCGCGTAACAGTCTCGACAGTCCGATTTTCCCGAGCCAGGGCTCACGAATCGCGCTCACCACCGAGTTGAGCGGCGGTCCGCTGCCCGGATCCGTCGATTACCACAAGCACGAGTTGTCGATGGACTGGTTCACGCCGCTGATGAAGCTGGGAGACATGAACCGCATGACGCTGTACACCGGTGCGGAAATCGGTTTCATCAAGGGTTTCGAAGCTGATTCATACATCCCGCCGATAGAGTATTACTTCATGGGCGGCAATGGTCTGCAGGTCCAGACCAAGCCGCTTCGCGGCTACGAGGACCGCAGCATCGGTCCGCGCGAGAACGGCCAGGTTGTGAACGGCACCGTGTTTGCGCGGTACGTCGCCGAGCTGCGCTTTGCACTGACGATCAATCCGATGCCCGTCTATGTTCTCGCCTTTGCGGAGGCGGGCAACGTATGGAAAAACGACCGCTCGATCTATCCCTTCGATCTGAAACGCAGCGCCGGCATCGGCGCGCGCCTGCTCATTCAGGGCGTCGGCCTCATCGGATTCGACTACGGATACGGATTCGACGACGTGGAGCCGAAGGATGGACAACCGGACGGCTGGCATTTCCACTTCCAGTTCGGACGCGGCTTCTAA
- a CDS encoding isoprenyl transferase codes for MAYKRSAKAAEVSPEALKESGPIPQHIAIIMDGNGRWAKSKGMPRAIGHREGVRSVREIVTVCGELGVKYLTLYAFSTENWRRPKDEVSTLMSLLVTSLRQEINDLHKNQIRLTTIGDLTQLPKEAQRELQDAVQRTKDNPGLTLNLALSYSGRWDVVRAIRRIAIESRSGKISPEDIDEQLVASFLSTAGIPDPDLLIRTSGEMRLSNFLLWELAYTEFFISPVYWPQFRRTELYEAVLSFQKRERRFGLVSEQLSNTPARATVQEERVNAVTRV; via the coding sequence GTGGCATATAAGCGATCCGCAAAGGCGGCAGAAGTCTCGCCCGAGGCACTCAAGGAGTCCGGGCCGATTCCGCAGCACATTGCGATCATCATGGACGGCAACGGCCGTTGGGCAAAATCGAAGGGTATGCCGCGGGCGATCGGACACCGCGAGGGTGTCCGTTCGGTGCGTGAAATCGTCACCGTCTGCGGCGAACTCGGCGTGAAATACCTGACGCTCTACGCCTTCTCAACCGAGAATTGGCGGCGTCCGAAGGACGAGGTATCGACTTTGATGAGCCTGCTTGTCACGTCGCTGCGGCAGGAGATAAACGATCTGCACAAGAACCAGATCCGGCTTACCACGATCGGCGATCTCACACAGTTGCCGAAGGAGGCGCAGCGTGAGTTGCAGGACGCCGTGCAGCGCACAAAAGACAATCCCGGGCTGACCCTGAATCTGGCATTGAGTTACAGCGGCCGCTGGGACGTCGTGCGCGCAATCCGGCGCATTGCGATCGAATCACGTAGCGGAAAGATCTCGCCGGAGGACATCGACGAACAGCTCGTGGCCTCCTTTCTTTCGACCGCGGGCATACCGGATCCGGACCTTCTCATCCGCACGAGCGGAGAGATGCGCCTGAGCAATTTCCTTCTTTGGGAGTTGGCATATACAGAGTTTTTTATCAGTCCCGTGTACTGGCCGCAGTTTCGACGGACGGAGTTGTACGAAGCGGTTCTCTCGTTTCAGAAACGGGAACGGCGCTTTGGACTGGTAAGTGAACAATTGTCGAACACACCGGCGCGAGCGACGGTACAAGAAGAACGAGTGAATGCAGTCACGAGAGTTTAA
- a CDS encoding triose-phosphate isomerase: protein MRGKIIAGNWKMNKDVFGGAMLVRELVDSLATEPGVQAVLCPPFPVLAAAAQLLENTGIFLGAQNMHFENDGAYTGEVSGSMLVAVGCTHVILGHSERRQYFGETETTVNRRVRKALEVGLTPIICIGETLDERDRGITESIVERQLLGAFSEVSPDDAARCIVAYEPVWAIGTGRNATPGQAQDVHAFLRSVLSRVYGHETAAGIILQYGGSMKPDNAFELLSQPDVDGGLIGGASLTASSFIAIVDAARRSLIR from the coding sequence ATGAGAGGCAAAATCATCGCCGGAAACTGGAAAATGAACAAGGACGTGTTTGGCGGAGCGATGCTGGTGCGTGAACTCGTCGATTCACTTGCCACCGAGCCCGGTGTGCAGGCGGTGCTCTGCCCTCCTTTCCCGGTGCTCGCCGCCGCGGCGCAGCTTCTCGAGAATACCGGCATTTTCCTCGGGGCCCAGAACATGCACTTCGAGAACGACGGCGCCTACACCGGCGAGGTGAGCGGATCCATGCTGGTTGCCGTCGGCTGCACCCACGTCATACTCGGACACTCGGAGCGCCGCCAGTACTTTGGCGAGACCGAAACGACCGTGAACAGACGAGTCCGGAAAGCACTCGAGGTCGGTCTCACCCCGATCATCTGCATCGGCGAAACACTCGACGAACGCGACCGCGGCATTACGGAATCGATTGTCGAAAGACAACTGCTCGGCGCCTTTTCCGAGGTATCACCCGATGACGCCGCACGATGTATCGTGGCGTATGAGCCCGTGTGGGCAATCGGGACCGGACGCAACGCCACCCCCGGACAAGCGCAGGACGTACACGCGTTTCTTCGTTCGGTACTTTCGCGGGTCTACGGCCACGAAACGGCCGCGGGAATAATTCTTCAGTACGGCGGAAGCATGAAACCGGACAACGCGTTCGAGCTGCTCTCCCAGCCCGATGTCGACGGTGGACTCATCGGCGGAGCGAGCCTGACCGCCTCGTCGTTTATCGCAATTGTTGACGCTGCGCGTCGATCGCTGATACGTTAG
- a CDS encoding thiolase family protein: MSFFLEDPDRIPVIVDALRTPIGRYGGALKDVRPDDLAAVVLRSLIERHAVDPARVDEVILGCANQAGEDNRNVARMASLLAGLPDTVPGLTVNRLCASSLSAIALAAYQIRCGEADCIIAGGVESMSRAPYAIPKNTSDTLPFGNLTAYDTALGWRFPNPKLAALYPLEAMGETAENIHERTGITREDQDAFALESHARAVRAREEGIFDGEIIPVTIEKKKSSLVVARDEQPRADTSLEKLATLPPAFRKGGTVTAGNSSSLNDGAAALLMMSARAAREAGLRPMARFVSSGTAGVDPRVMGLGPIDASQLALRRAGLVVDDIAIVELNEAFAVQALAVISALGLDPARVNPNGGAIALGHPLGCSGARIATTLLHEMRGTSGPKSRSPYGLATMCVGVGQGVAVVFEVLT; the protein is encoded by the coding sequence ATGAGCTTCTTCCTCGAAGATCCCGACCGCATCCCCGTCATTGTGGATGCATTACGCACGCCGATAGGGCGGTACGGCGGCGCGTTGAAGGACGTCAGGCCCGACGACCTGGCGGCGGTTGTTCTGCGTTCCCTGATCGAACGGCACGCGGTCGATCCGGCACGTGTCGACGAGGTCATACTCGGATGCGCAAACCAGGCCGGGGAAGACAACCGCAATGTCGCCCGCATGGCCTCGCTGCTTGCCGGCCTGCCTGACACGGTGCCCGGACTCACTGTGAACCGTCTCTGCGCGTCGAGCCTCTCGGCAATCGCGTTGGCCGCATACCAAATTCGTTGCGGTGAAGCGGACTGCATTATTGCAGGCGGAGTTGAGAGCATGTCACGGGCGCCCTACGCGATTCCGAAGAACACGTCCGACACGCTTCCCTTCGGCAACCTGACAGCCTACGACACCGCCCTCGGCTGGCGCTTTCCCAATCCGAAACTCGCGGCCCTCTATCCGCTCGAAGCGATGGGAGAAACCGCCGAGAACATACACGAGCGCACCGGGATTACCCGCGAGGATCAGGACGCTTTTGCACTCGAGAGCCACGCGCGCGCCGTGCGGGCCCGCGAGGAGGGCATTTTCGACGGCGAAATAATTCCCGTCACGATCGAGAAGAAAAAGTCCTCGCTTGTTGTGGCGAGAGATGAACAGCCGCGCGCCGACACATCCCTCGAGAAACTGGCAACCCTGCCGCCGGCATTCCGAAAGGGCGGCACTGTGACGGCGGGTAATTCCTCATCGTTGAACGACGGTGCGGCGGCCCTGCTGATGATGAGCGCGCGTGCAGCGCGCGAGGCGGGACTCAGACCGATGGCGCGCTTCGTCTCGTCGGGGACGGCCGGAGTTGATCCCCGTGTCATGGGTCTCGGGCCCATCGACGCATCGCAGCTCGCCTTGCGGCGCGCCGGGCTCGTCGTCGATGATATCGCCATCGTGGAATTAAACGAGGCCTTCGCCGTACAGGCGCTTGCCGTCATCAGCGCGCTTGGGCTAGACCCCGCACGGGTGAATCCAAACGGAGGCGCGATTGCCCTCGGGCATCCGCTCGGCTGCAGCGGCGCCCGCATAGCCACAACGCTGCTGCATGAAATGCGCGGCACCTCAGGCCCAAAGTCGCGGTCACCATACGGTCTCGCAACCATGTGTGTGGGAGTCGGCCAAGGCGTCGCTGTTGTGTTCGAAGTATTGACCTGA
- a CDS encoding M28 family peptidase gives MQIVAENRIGRRILRHIRALAHPRFVGTAGELRAQNYIRAVLRNEMYHVMDHPFTSSFFPLDVLPRIIIASVIIVLILGYFALDAAPAFSVESGVFVLLTLLLSTRWGRVTEWMYRFRKFGTLRSKNIVAIHPAQNSRMNIVFTAHYDSKSQTWSGPQRTAMFGALAILSVVSALALIAAAFLPIPGEIALVALVPAALVFLALGATATTNASPGAYDNASGVAVLLELAHSFAGEHPNANLVFIATGAAEAGLCGAVAMMQNESFREQFPPEETIVINLDGIGSRGPLRVTDRYGIPPVKTGPLLSNLAVEIAGRFGIDVRRNWLPAGASLDHVPFAGHGYQAITLSTSGWNLAYRAVHTARDVADNLDLSSLEQCYAVCQEIVESIPYIERPVD, from the coding sequence ATGCAGATCGTTGCAGAAAATAGAATCGGACGTCGCATCCTGCGGCATATCCGCGCGCTGGCGCATCCGCGCTTCGTCGGCACGGCGGGAGAACTGCGGGCGCAAAACTACATCCGCGCGGTGTTGCGGAACGAGATGTACCACGTGATGGACCACCCCTTCACGTCCTCGTTCTTTCCTCTCGACGTCCTCCCCCGCATCATCATTGCGTCGGTGATCATCGTTCTGATCCTCGGATATTTTGCCCTCGACGCGGCGCCTGCATTCAGCGTCGAGTCCGGCGTTTTTGTTCTGCTGACCTTGCTGCTTTCCACACGGTGGGGCAGGGTGACCGAGTGGATGTACCGCTTCAGGAAATTCGGCACGCTGCGCTCGAAGAATATCGTCGCGATTCATCCGGCGCAGAACAGCCGCATGAATATCGTCTTCACGGCGCATTATGATTCGAAGAGCCAGACGTGGAGCGGCCCGCAGCGAACCGCCATGTTCGGGGCTCTCGCCATCCTCTCCGTCGTCAGCGCTCTTGCCCTCATCGCTGCGGCCTTTCTGCCTATCCCCGGAGAAATCGCGCTGGTCGCTCTTGTTCCTGCCGCGCTCGTGTTCCTTGCACTCGGAGCAACCGCGACAACAAACGCGTCCCCGGGCGCCTACGACAACGCCTCCGGCGTCGCGGTTCTGCTGGAACTTGCACATTCCTTTGCGGGCGAACATCCGAACGCCAATCTGGTGTTCATCGCCACCGGCGCCGCGGAGGCCGGATTGTGCGGCGCGGTCGCGATGATGCAGAACGAGAGTTTCAGGGAGCAATTTCCTCCCGAGGAAACCATCGTTATCAATCTCGATGGTATTGGATCACGAGGGCCTCTCCGCGTCACCGACAGGTACGGGATTCCACCCGTCAAGACCGGACCGCTCCTCTCCAATCTCGCGGTCGAAATCGCGGGGCGCTTCGGTATAGATGTGCGTCGCAATTGGCTGCCCGCGGGAGCGTCGCTGGACCACGTCCCCTTCGCCGGGCATGGGTACCAGGCAATCACTCTCAGCACGTCCGGCTGGAATCTTGCCTACAGGGCCGTGCATACTGCGCGTGACGTGGCCGATAACCTCGATCTTTCGAGTCTCGAACAGTGTTACGCCGTGTGCCAGGAGATCGTCGAATCGATCCCGTACATCGAACGCCCCGTCGACTGA
- a CDS encoding C40 family peptidase, with protein sequence MTFAPDQLPVATRSTADLLDPTQVGAYSLLKEHAQLNAEPSENDMSQRTVVNRHIAPVQEADVIGLDREELDDDLDASLEFAAEEPSAEEAIVQKIVRHNEPMLDANEANPAVNRIEMMKEIVNLLGNPYRYGGMNAVSGLDCSAFVGTVYSRAFGMRLPRSSNEQFGTGSKIKKDDLKIGDLVFFKTRRRRGPVSHVGIYIGENLFAHASTRHGVIISPIDQGYYQRTYVGARRLVNPNLTEVRR encoded by the coding sequence ATGACTTTCGCGCCGGATCAACTTCCGGTGGCGACCCGATCGACAGCCGATCTCCTCGATCCCACACAGGTGGGTGCATACTCTCTCCTGAAGGAGCATGCGCAGTTGAATGCAGAGCCGAGCGAGAACGACATGTCACAGCGTACTGTCGTGAACAGACACATCGCGCCGGTCCAAGAGGCCGACGTCATCGGTCTTGACCGCGAAGAGCTCGACGACGATCTCGACGCAAGCCTCGAGTTCGCCGCGGAAGAACCGTCGGCGGAAGAGGCAATAGTCCAGAAGATCGTGCGGCACAACGAACCGATGCTGGACGCCAACGAGGCAAATCCGGCGGTCAACCGCATCGAAATGATGAAGGAGATCGTGAACCTGCTCGGCAATCCCTACCGCTACGGCGGGATGAACGCCGTGAGCGGACTGGACTGCTCGGCATTTGTTGGCACCGTCTATTCGCGCGCCTTCGGAATGCGGCTGCCGCGCAGCTCGAACGAACAGTTCGGGACCGGTTCAAAAATCAAAAAGGACGATCTCAAAATCGGAGATCTGGTATTCTTCAAGACTCGCCGCCGCAGGGGCCCTGTCTCTCACGTGGGGATATATATCGGAGAAAACCTCTTTGCACATGCAAGCACGAGGCACGGCGTCATCATTTCTCCGATCGACCAGGGGTATTATCAGCGCACGTATGTGGGAGCGCGCCGCTTGGTGAATCCGAATCTGACCGAAGTCCGCCGCTAA